Below is a genomic region from Miscanthus floridulus cultivar M001 chromosome 1, ASM1932011v1, whole genome shotgun sequence.
acacaccacccacatatacaCTACTCCTACACCGGGGGTTGGCGCAAAAATATGCttttcatctagatccacccaaaaatgttataCTCCTACACTATTAGTAAGcaacaaaaatattcttgataggtatCCATCcaacaaataaatgctccaagttcttgttgctatctctcaaaagttttgttgcagagaagaggcatgggctatgcaagagttactcataaaaaaaagaaaaaaagaaaaaaagaagaaagtattttaaaaaatggacaagtgtccgaattatcaaaacaatgggtacttagatgcccacctaaaaaaagaaaagagaaaagagatgaataagatagcccatgttttcttgcaaatgttTTCAAAttccaaaagagagataagttttcaaggagcatagtagaattaggttagccaccatatattccacacacatgcacatcttgatttgattgtatgactcaactctctttggatccgttgtttgactttacaatatatgtattgcaagtatgctctttcatactatcaccattcctatgagctccacataagccttagttgtaggaagaaaggcataacatcgctattgccttggtgaggatccacaaatatcacatatattgagagacttgagagtgtcatacaatggaatctcttagttttattttgaaaacttacaaaaactctggaataatggttgaacaaagaacttgagacatagtgcttgacttgatcattctgtctttcaattgctcaagatccaagtgaaggctacaagccccatgggagaaggtaatatgggtaagtttggaaGTCAGAACATTttgttctaatctagaggagaattcttgtttgaacggatgtgtacttttgaggagtgaaaacattgtagcaacttctGATCCATTGTTAAGTTTGGCATTactcagggacgagcaaaggttaagcttgggggagtttgttgatggtagttaccaTCCATTATAAACCACCAACATAACTTGAAaacatgcatgaaaatgatcaccaacatagacttaggggtttaaactgacaatttccatgagttttggtaaatctatgtttccagcagggtttatctagaaaaccgtcaagggggaTCAAATCGACAAATTTAATCACACTTATCCGCAGCGAAAACAAccccagaaggttctagaagactcgataggacaccacaccgaagtaGAGGCTAAGGCACCTATAGGCTGGCTAGCCACTAGGGCCCACCTATCAGGCCCCCGTtcgtatgtcggttctccaccgccttaaggaaaGTCGGTTTGATTCGaaggtctagaattgatgctccagcctatatataccagcccctgccccatCCCTCAGGCAGATTtccataagtcaagatcagattagaaattagggtttctagagagaagagaatagagctttaATTCTttaagttctagtataggctggctagcaaggttcaagtagagtttgggctattgctcaggatttcaGATTCATCATCTGGAGGCCGGTATATCCATTGTAtccctctttatttatgactttgttctacttcaatattatgttgctatttattatgttcctagtttgctttgGTAATATACTTGATATGGTTATGATTGATTattaatatatgcatatgttcgcaaagcgcttagctcaatactcgagTGACTTAAGTGGTCAACATAATGTAAGCATGGTGCCtaaatattgtttacctgcggatgcattctatactctaggtcatgtggtagatcacggatgtgacactcctgttgagtcctttgtagtccactccccatttgtagggcaagtagaacccggttgcgaagggagtcaagctctaatcttgatcttccttagtaatattctgtcggcccctcaatttgagagtccttAGTACATCCGTATTTGCACCAGGATCACGCACAAATACGCACTACTCATAGGGATGGTAcacagatatataataaaaggttCTGAGCTTTATTGATATTCTAAATTAAGGTCTACAATAGTAGCCCAAGGGGCATAGTCATAGGCTACATAGCTAGCGGAAGACTACAGCCGTGAAACGACATTATTGGTGGTCTCTAAAGCGGGATTACAACACAATGAAACTACATCCTATTACACAGGCAACTTGAGCGCAGAcaaaaccctagcctcgatgtcacATTCCTACGATCGTATCTCCTTATGGGAAACCTAATCCTCATGGTATGTTTCGTCTTTGAAGTCAGTCTTCTTCTGTGCCGAGGTCTATGagtcaacaacgggtgagtacatacgtactcagcAAATCCCAACCACAGGGTGGAAATAGAGATGTGGCGGTGATTATGATTAAAGGTTGGGTcctagcggagtattaccattcccactagtgcCCAAGTTAGCATCATTCCAttaccagtttcattacacataaaagtaaaactaatcatagtatcccctccTAATATTTTCCCATTCTAAGaatgtggctattcgaatagatttaataaACTCTACAGAGTTGTAAAAATTTCCCCAAAGgataggtgcaacctcatccatgatcGGTGGACGAAATAGACCTAACGAGACCTCGTACCCAAATGTACgtgaccttagatgtccatataaaTCTACTATGACTTCTTAGGGgttggagacacaaaatcaaGAAGATACCAAACCCCCCCAAacgtgatgataccaaatcatcacaaaagagAACATGGCTTGAACACGACCAAGAAAGTAGTGGCTCGAATGCGGCCTAAAACCCTAAAGCTTAATGTGGAAGATGACATAGCATCCACGCTAACCGAATACGAAGGAAATCCATCCCCCGTATTGGCTCCTAATATTCCGCTACCTACACTGGCCTCCTAGTAGAAACTATACTTCTGTCTAATGGGGTGTGAGgtcaagcctacccatatagacatgtgtcTATATGAAAATaactcactaggcgagagggactacgaaccggtcGTTATGTGatcgaggcgagtatctcccataggaatcctctccagGCATCCCTACCATGGTAAACTACCTCCATAGTTTACCACTACTCGCCCCATGTAGTGGTTTAGTTCAGGTTTAACAAGTTTTAAGTTCTATTATTATCCCTAAATCTAgtcatggtgtggagctcataaaataacaagataaccatttatcttaattATTTCATACTAACCGAGCTCATTTTCTAAGGTAATAATCTCATAGTCATGTTTTAGCATTTCGGTGGTTTTAAGCAAGATGGTAGGGAGGGGAGATAGGACTTGCCTTCATCATTGACACTTTCTGGCACGTCTACGAAATTTAGGTCTTCGTCCTCCTAATGATCACCGTCGTCTGTCAGACGTATCGGTTGAATATGACTACCGCTACTCACAAAAGAAAAAGGCAAAAGTAAACATAGAACTATATGGTGGCACTAGGTGCATATGGtagggtttgattttagatgTGATTTCATGCAAAACAGAGTTATGGtttaaaagttatgaatttttgaagtttattCTATTGCTAGTTAACTTGGTAgaattttatatgcattttctagtgcatgaAAATGGGTGCAACTTCATGGTTAATTTCtttaatgcatctagtttatttacaaattttatGGGAATTTTTCTATGTCGAGAAAGTAGGTTTTTAACCTTCTGTGTGCACTAACTGGGTGTACCCAGCGTTTTCCTTTGTGTACCCAACGCTGTgtgtggggtgtgtgtgtgtgtgtgtgacaggTGGGTCCCATGGCCACGTTAGCTTGGGATGGCGTCAGGACCATGGCCCATGTGACAGAGAGATGAGGAGGAGGGGAGGTAAGGGATGGGGATGGCGGTAACGGGGACACCGTTACACCCCggtcccacccgtcagtgagAGAAGGAAGGGAAGAGGGGAACAATGATGGGACGgtggttgtcggtgttggccagaACAGGGAAGGTGGCCACGGGCTTGTCGAGAAAAGCTTTGCCAGTGGCATCGTGCCTCAGGAAGGATGTGTGGTACATGGACGGTGCTCAGGGTGGCTCACCGCGGCCAGTGGTGGGTTCCACGGTGGCTGCGGGCGTCCgagatggtggtggtggctcACTGGAGCTTGTGCGGCGGTGGAGAGAGGTGAAGGTGCTTCTAACTAGCCTAAACTACCTAACCAACTACATGTGTGGGTGCGCGGGAGTGTGAGAAATGCTATGGGGTGACGTGAGGACCAGCCGAGCCCTACCGATGGCGagatggcggccatggtggcttggTGGTGCATGGTGCACACAGATTGGGCaacacaaaggggaagagaaggaaatAACTGTGCCATTAGATAGAGGAGGCTTTGGGGAAACTCACCTGCTGCTCCAATTGGCTGGGGACACAACGAGAGGGGAAGAAGATGGAGGATGCTCCAATGGCATCGGCAGAGACTAGATTAGGGAAAACCGACCTAGCGCTCTACCGGAAGGGGAAAGAGGAAACGGAGGGGGAGATGTTGTGTTCTAGCTCACTGCGGAGCTCGAAATGGTGGTGGGTGAGGCGGAGGCTCACTGGCTAGCCCCTTTTATAGGTGGGCAAGGTCATCGGCGGTGGCGGGATATTTTTGTGCCCGCCGGTGGATATTTTCCACCTCACGCACATGCTCGAGCTTGGTGCTGGTGAGCTAGATGCCTCTGCATCCGTTCGTACTCCGGCAAGGTCATCACCATGCTTGGTCACATCAGTGAGGTCTTCCCTTGCCGGCTGCCATGCTGGCATTGACGCACTATGGGTgttgagagagaagagagggagggagaggggacATGGGACATCTCGAGGTGTCGTCAACTTGGTGATTATACACCTGTCGTCCCCGGTGccgagctggtccatggtgggGCCGGTATGGCGGCATAGGCATGGTTGGCATGGGGGAGACAAAGGAGCTGATGGCTAGGTCTCACCTATCGGACAGAGAGAGAGGTAGAAGGGCCACGGGCTGTTGGCGCTGTGGTACTAGGACGTAGCCGGCCCATGcaggaaggggaagaagggagggggaacTAGGCTGTGCTATAGGACAAATggagaggggaagggagaagaaGCCCATTGCCCCTTTTCTATTTCTGTTCCATTTctattttccttcttttcctatttagctattttgaaatggtttgaatgcaaattcaaaagCAGTTTGAATTTAGTGATgccaccataagttcaacaagCAAACAAACACTCAACCAACCAAGGTTTCCTAATATTCTATTCCTATGttgatttatttatattattttctAGGTTAACTAGTTGTATGTGTGAGTTTCTatgcaaagttttaaaaagttcaatttttagtgatttttaaactaagtcaaatttttagggtgttacaaacctacccccttaaaaagaatctcatccttgATATTTGAGCTGATCCTCGAATAGATAGGGAAATTCCTTTTTAAGATCGTCCTCTCTTTCTCATGTGGCCTCTGCTTCTGTATGGTTACTCCATTATACTCGATAAAACCTTACTGCTGTCCTTCTGGTTTGTCGGGTGACTATATCCAATATCTTAACCGTCCTTTCTTGATATTGTAAGTCTGGCTATAAGTCCATGGTTTCCATAGGCACTTGCTCTTCTAGCTCTCTTAAGCATTTCTTTAGTTGTGACATgtgaaacacatcatgtataTCTGACATCTCTGGCAGTAATTCCGGTAAGTTACTGCTCTAATCTTTTCAATGATTCGGTAGGGTCCAATATACCATGGGGATAACTTCCCTCTAACTTGAAATGTCCGAGTACCCCtgatgggtgatactttcaagtagaCGAAATCTCTGGGTTGGAGTTCTAATGGTCTTCTCCGAGTGTCTGCATAGCGCTTCTGTCTACTTTGTGCTGCTTTTAGGTTTTCTCTGACCTTGgctacttgctcttcagcttccttgattATATCAGGGCCGAACAAATTTCTTTCCCTGACTTCGGACCAGATTAATGAGGTCCAACATCTCCTTCCATACAAGGCTTCGAATGGTGACATTTTCTGActggcttgataactgttgttgtacgagaattcTGCGAACGATAGGCTCTTTTCCTAGTCTTTTCCATAAGTCAACGCGCAAGCTcgtaacatgtcttccaatatctgATTTACTCTTTTCGTCTGTCCATTGGTCTGCAGGTGGTAGGCTGAGCTATAGTATAGTCGTGTTCCTAAAGCTCTATGTAAGCTTTTCCAAAATCGGGTGGTGAATTGAGTTCCTCTATCTGAGACTATTCGGCTTGGTACCCCGTGTAATCTAAGAATGTTGTTAATGTAGAGTTGTGCTAGCTTGTTACCCTTGTAGTCAATCCTTACTAGAATAAAGTGTGCCACCTTTGTCAATCGGCCCACTATAACCCATATGGAGTTGTGTCCATTTGGTGTCTTGGGTAATCCTACTATAAAATTGATGCTGATCTCATCCCATTTCCAAACTAGAAtgtgcaatggctgaagtaatcctacTAGTCGTTGGTGTTCTGCCTTGACTCTTCTACACATATCTCATCGGGCGACATACTCTGTGATATCTTCTTTCCTTCTGGTCCACCAGTATTTTTGTCTGAGGTCCATATACATCTCGGTTGATCTTGGGTGGATAGAGTATGCTGAATGGTGTGCTTCATCCAATATTAACCTTTGGAGTGCTTCATCCTTTGGTACACATATCCGATCTTTATACCATAACTTCCCTTGTTCGTCGATGTGGAATCCCGGAAGTTCCTTCCTACTACTTTTCTCTTTGAACTGCTGAATTTCTTCATCCTGGTCTTGGGCTTGCTTTATCCGGTCTTCTAGGGTTGACCGCACTTGTAGAAcattcaggaggccttgtggtaTGATTTGCAAATTTAGTTGGCAGACTTTTTGTGCTAACTCTGGTCTGGTTTAAGGTTGTCATGTAGTGACAATATGCTTTTCTGCTtaatgcatctgctactacattggctttttTGGGTGGTACTTTACACTTAGGTCATAATCCTTGaaaagttccaaccatcttctttgtcataGGTTCAAATcaggttgagtgaaaatatacttcagaTTTTTGTGGTCTGTAAATATCTCGCATTTGTTTCTAATgagatagtgtctccatatcttcaatgcatgtaCCACGGCTGCTAGCTCCaaatcatgggttggataattCTCCTCGTGTTTCTTCAGCTTTCAGGAGGCATAGGCAACTACTTTATCATCTTGCATCAGGACACATCCTAGTCCTTGTcgtgatgcatcacaatatactaCAAAGCTTATGTGTATATCTAGTAGCGTGAGTATTGGGGCTATGGTTAACCGGGTCTTCAACTCTTGAAAACTCTTCTCGCATGCCTCTGTCCACTTAAATTCGTTTCCTTTCTGTGTCAGGGCTGTCATGGGTCTTGTAATTTTCGAAAATCCTTCTATGAACCTTCGGTAGTAGCCCGCTAGTCCTAGAAAATTGTGAACTTCTGTCACATTGGTAGGTTGCTTCCATTATGATATGGCCTTAACCTTTTCTAGGTCTACTTTTACTCCTTCAGTGGTGATAATGTGTCCTAGAAAGGTGACTTcttgtagccaaaactcacatttactgaacttggcatacaactcatgtgctcgtagcttgttcaaaattgctctcaaatgttgttcatgttcttcggcaCTTCTTGAATAGatgagaatgtcatcgatgaatactactacaaacttatccagttcctccatgaacaccttgttcatcaggtTCATGAAATATGCTAGGGCATTGGTTAGTCCAAACGGCATCACAGTGAACTCATACTGTCCGTAGCAGGTCATGAATGCGGTCTTTGGTATGTCGCTAAGTCGAATCTTCAATTGATAGTAGCCTGATCTcagatctatcttggagaaatagtTGACATCTTttaattggtcaaataggtcgtCAATTCTAGGTAataggtacttgttcttgatggtgacttcattgaGTGATCGGTAgtcaatacacatcctaagactGCCATCTTTCTTCCTTACGAACAAAATTGGTGATCCCCAAGGGGATGAGCTTGGTTGGATATATCCTTTCTCTTATAACTCTCGTAACTGCTTCTTCCACTCTTCTAACTCATTGGCTGCCattcgatagggtctcttggcaatgggtgtAGTTCTGGGGATCAGGTCAATTATAAACTCTAAATCTCTGTCTGGTGGCATTCCCGGTAACTCTTCAGGGAACATATCGGGGTATTCACATATGACTGGTACTTCTTCAACACTTGCTGCTTTCATACTACAAACCATCGATTCTATTTTGGGGGCTTGAGGGTGACATTCTACCTTTAATCCTTTGTGATTTATCAAGGTTAGTGCTCTGTCGCTATAGGATATAGTGCCATGGTGTTTCCTTAACCAGTCCATTCCTAATATTATATCCAAACCTTCTGTCTTCAATACTACTAGGTCAGCTTGAAATTCTACTCCGTCTATCATTATCTTCACTCAAGGGCACTTGAGGGTGCATTTGAGGATAGCTCCAGGGGTTCAAATTAATAAAGGGGTGGGAAGTAACACTGTTCTTAAACTATTTCTAAGCACAAAACAAGCAGAAACAAATGAAtacgatgcaccagaatcaaacaacacagtTGCAAGAGTGGAGTTTACTAGAAACTCACCATACATGACATCAGGTGCTGCCTGTACTTCCTCTGCATTAACGTGGTTCACACGGCCTTGCCCAAAATTTGGGGCATTCCTTCTCGGCGGTCCAAAGTTCTAAGGCACTTAGCGTCTAGTACTTGAGGCGACTGTCTTATTGTTGGCTAAAGATTGAGCAGGGTAGAGTTTCCTACTTTAAGAGGGCATTGGGCTACATGGTATCCATTGTGGTATTATTGGTATTCTTGGgctagttgttgttgttgttgctattgttgttattgttgttgttcttgTATTTGGATGTGGCTTATGAAGTGTTTGTTCTAGATGTCCTATACTGCATAGTCGGCTAGTACCTTGTGGGTGTAGTGTTGTTGGGGTAGACTCATTGTGTTCTTTCCTGCTGGCGAGCGCATTGTATCAGAAATTTGCGCTTCCGTTCTCCTTCACCTTTGACACGTTCTTCTTCCAATAGAATGGTGTGGTTCATCAGCGTGTTGAAGTCTGGGTAGATGTGAGTGAGCATTTGCTCTCGTAGGGATGCGTTGAGTCCTCTTCTAaaacacttcttcttcttcttgttggagtTGACGTCTTCTGGTGCGTATCGTGCTAGCTTCATAAACTTCCTGATGTACTGGTTGACTATCATTGGACCTTGTCTTAGTGAATAAAATTTTTCTGCCTTTATCTCCATGATCCCTTCTGGAATGTGGTATTCACAGAACTTTTCCATGAATTCTTGCCAAGTGATAGCTTCTGGCTCATTAGCTGCATCTTGGTAGTTCTCCCACCATTCACTAGTGGCTCCTACCAGTTGGTGAGTGGCTAGAATAACTTTCTCTTCATTGGTGGCTCTTACTGCATTCAATTTCTTGATGATGGTATGCAACCAATCGTCGGCTAACAATGGGTCATCTTCTGCACTATCAAATGTCGGTGGGTGAAGTCTCATGAATGCGGCCATTTTCCCTTGTCCATTACCATTATCCTGCCTTCTTGAAAAATTTTCTAATAACCGGGTCTGTCGATCCATCACTTCTACAAATGTTGGTGGAGGTGGTAGGGGTTCCTCCCCTTGCACTAGTTCATTTCCAACATTTTGCTCAACTTTTTCTTCATCTCCTTCAGGTACATCTTCTATATCTTGGATGTTATCTTCTTGCAGTTGTTCAAGCCCATGCTTATGATTACGATTGCCTCTATTCTGCCTGCCTCTTAGTCTAGGTGCAACTAGCTCTTCTTCCTCATGAACCTACCTTTCAGCGGCCCCTTTCATGATGATCCTGTATCCTATCGGACCTTCATTCCATCTGTTGCCATAAATTGGCATAGATGAGAAGACATCCTCTAGGATTTGGATGCAAGaaaataaaataacaagcaagcaAAGAAACACATGCACAACAAACACACAATACA
It encodes:
- the LOC136464100 gene encoding uncharacterized protein, which gives rise to MAAFMRLHPPTFDSAEDDPLLADDWLHTIIKKLNAVRATNEEKVILATHQLVGATSEWWENYQDAANEPEAITWQEFMEKFCEYHIPEGIMEIKAEKFYSLRQGPMIVNQYIRKFMKLARYAPEDVNSNKKKKKCFRRGLNASLREQMLTHIYPDFNTLMNHTILLEEERVKGEGERKRKFLIQCARQQERTQ